The window GCAGACGCCCGCCCAGACCGCCACGCCCACGTGCGCGCAGCAACCCAGCAAGACGCCGCCCTCACCCCCCCGTGAGAACCCGGCTTCCATACAGCCCCTACCATCGACATTCCTAACCCATTCCTCAAATCTTTCCCGAACTTTCTCTAAACGCAGTGGCCATCCGCGGCGTATGCAAATTGAGTCTCGTGGCGCGTCGTAACCGGTACAAATGCGCGCCCCGTCACGACGTACCGTCGCACGTCGTGCGGATGGCAGTAGTCCTTTGTTTTGAGACATTTGTGAGCGTTGTACGAAGTCGTTGACACCACTGCCTGCGAGGATAGGATGAGTCTGATGCCCGACCTGAGTCGTCCGTTTGGGATAGCATTACAGTTAGGCTCAGACCGGGATCAGAAATGTCACACGGCTTTCAGTGCCTGCACGCGAAGGACCGGGCGACGCAGGCGTCTCTATTCTGTTAAGCGCGTCCTTGCGGGTTCGCCCACGGTGCCGATGTTGCAAGTCCTCGTGCCCGAGTTCTCGGGCGCCAGGACGGAACAGGCACTGTCTCGATCGAGGCCAAGGCGTACGAGGCGGCATTCTAGCTTTCCCCTGAATCTTGCTTTCGCCCGAGTTTTTGTCACCAGGTGCAGGCTCGCAAGACAAAAACGCGTCGCTTGACGGACTGCAACAGCAGGCGGGCGGAAACTGCGAATTCGAAACCAATCGAGCGGATTAACGCGGAGTGAATCATGCGTAGGTTGAACATAAAACTGGTCGTGATCTTGGCGACGACCAGTCTGCTGTCGATTGTCCTGGTGGCCGTCGTCCATGCCTGGCAAATGCAACGCACGGCTCGGGTCTTGCTCTATCAGGCCGAGGAAGCACAAAAGAATGACGAGCTAGAGGAAGCAGCCTCGTTCTATTCGCAGTACGTCGAATATGTGCCGGACGACGCCGACGCCGGGGCTCACATGGCGCTCTTGATGGCGGACATCGCTGAGGAGAAAGACGCCTCGCGTCAAAAGAAGATGCGGGCCTACAGCGCGCTCGAGGCGCAATTGCGCCGTCACGAGAACCGGGACGATATTCGCCGGCGCCTGGTGGATTACACGATCCTGGTCGGCCGCTGGGGCGATTCGATCGATCACATCGAAACGCTGCGCAAAGAGACCCCCAACGACGCGGAGCTGCTGACGAAGCTTGGCAAATGCCAATACGCACTGGATAAAAATCGTGAAGCGGAAGAGACCTTGCGAGAAGCAATCGCCGCGGACCCGAAAGAGGTCGATGCCTACATGCTGCTGGCGGTAGTGCTGCGAGAAAGGATGGGGAATCCAACCCAGGCCGATCAGATCATCGACAAGATGGTCGAGATGAACCCTGACAGCGCCAATGCGCGATTAAGCCGGGCGCAATACGATACGCAGTTCTTCGCACGCGAGCAGGGCGTCAAGGAGCAGAAAGCCGAGATCGTCGCGCGTCAGGCACAGCGGCGCGAGGACTTGAAAAAGGCGCTGGAAATGGATCCCGATGACGCCGACACGCTGCTGTTGGCGGCTGGCGCGGCGATCGACGACAACAAAGCCGAGGAAGCACGCAGGTATCTTGAACACGGCGCGGAAAAGCACCCGGACGATGCCCGGCTGGTGCAGCAATTGATCAACCTGGACGTTTTCGAGAAACGCTTCGATGACATTGCGGAGCGATTGAAGAAGGGGCCCAAGACGGCCAGCCTGCAGCAACTCGATTTCGAGCTCAAGCTGCAGCAGCGCGACCTGGCCGGAGCGCGAAAGATCCTCGGCAATCTGGAGCAGGATCCCGAGACTCCGACCTCGATGCTGAACTTCATGCGGGCCTGCCTGGATTACAACGAAATGAAATGGCTGGACGCCAGCCGTAAGCTGGTCGAGGCGCGGGCCGCTTTGCCGGGGTACGCCGGGCGCATCGACTTGATGCTTGGCCGGTGCTACGAAGCACTCGGCGAGCATGACCGTGAAGTGCAGGTCTACGAACGGGCCGTGGGAGAAAACCCCGGCAATGTCTTGGCCCATGCGGTTCTCGCGCAAGCACTAATGCGCGTGGGACAGAACGATCGGGCACTTGCCGAATTGCAGGCAGTGAAGAAAGCGCAAGGCGTCGACAATTTTGTGCAGTCTGCCCCCGCGCGCACGGCTTTGTTGACGCTGCTCTTGCAGCGCAATAACCGGGTTCCCGAGGCGGATCGCGATTGGAAAGACATTGACGAGATCGTCAAGGCAACGGCCAAGGCATTCCCGGACTCGCCGGAGTTGTTGATGGTCGAGGCCAACGTCCGCGAGCAGAAGGGGGATCCCGAGGCGGCGCGGAAAATGTTGCAGACGGCCACGGAAAAAGATCCGACCGACCCGAAGGCGTGGCTGGCGTTGGCGCGGCTAGAGTTTCTGAAAGACGGCGCGGCCGGGGCCATGAAATTGCTCGATAAAGCGCAAGAGCTGGGCGGCGACTCGTTTGCCCTGAGGCAAGCGCATATCGTTTATGCTCTGCAATTGCCGGCCGATCAGGCCAAGGAAGCGCTCAAGGCGGCCGGAGATAACCTGGGAAAACTCACCGAGGATGAGCAGAATCGAGTTCTGCGACTGGTGGGTGTGGGCTATTTCCGCCTCGACGATATGCCGCAGGCCCGCGCGATCTGGACCAAGATCGCCGAGAAAGCTCCCAACGAGCCGGATGCACAATTCACGCTGTTCGACATCGCGGTGCGCGAAGACGACCAGGCCGCCATCAAAAAGAGCATCGCGGCGATCAAGCACTTATTCGGTGAAAGCAGTGCCGAAGCGAAATACGTCGAGGCCCGCCAGTTGGTCGTGGACGTGCGGGCGAAGCGCAGCGGTGATGCGTCGGCCACCTTGGAAAAGGCGCGGCAATTGGTTCGTCGTGCGCAGGAGCAAAGGCCGCGGTGGGCCGTGTTGGCGCGATTCGAAGGCGAAATCGACGTGCTCGACGGAAACACCGACGAGGCGATCACGCACCTGCAGCGGGCGCTGGACCTGGGGGATACCGATGTCGGCACCGCGCGCCAGGTCGCGCAATTGCTGATCTCGCGCGGCCGCGGTGACGAAGCGCGCACCTACATGGAGATGGCCAACGCCCGCGGCTCGACCGGCGATGCGGCTTCCTCGGAGATGCTCGAAATCGGCATGGCGTTGTCCGATAAGGACCTTCCTAAAGCGATCAAGTTGCTCGAGCATGCTCGCGAGCGCGATCCGAACGATCCCCAGAAGATCGTCAGCCTGGGGCAATTGCTTCCCGAGGTCGGCCGCGATGAAGAGGCCGAGAAACTATTCCGCGAACTTGTCGAGAAGCATCCGGAACTCCCCTTGGGATGGTTCGAGCTGATGCGTTTCTTGAAGACGCGACAGCGCGATGAAGACGCGAAGGAAGTCGTCCTACAGGCGCAGGAGAAGTTGCCCAAGGATCAAATCGATCTGTCGATGGCGCAGTGCTACGAGCTGCTGGGTGACATGCCGACGGCGGAAAAATATTTCTTGAAGGCGCGGGACGCGAAGCCCAATGACCTGGGTCTGGCTCGTGCGTTGGCGACGTTCTATGCCCGCATGAAGGACGGCGCGAAGGCGCGCGAGCAATTGGAACGGGTCGCGGGGGCCAAGCCGGCGAACGATGCCGATCGCGAGCACGTCGCTTGGGCGAACCGCGAGCTTGCGATCATTATCGCCGCGAGCGGCACCTATCAGGATTTTCGCACGGCAATGGCGCGTTTGAAGTCGCAGGACGTTAAGGCCGTTTCTTCGCTAGCGGACAAGGTGGCCATGGCGCGCTTGCTGTCCGACCGCCCCGAAGCAGATTCGCGGATGGAAGCCACGCGACTGCTGGAAGAGATCAAGAGCCAGACGAATCTTCCCCCCAACGCGCAGATGATCTTGGCGCGGTTATACGAAGTGACGGGCAACTGGCCGAAGTGCCGGGACGAGATGATCTCCTTGTTGGGTAAGGCGAAGGACAATCCGACGTACATCGCCACGTTCGTCGAAATGCTGATCCGCAACAAGGAAGTTGACTCGGCCAAGTTCTGGCTGGCGAAGTTGGAAGCCGTGGCCCCCGATGCGGCGCTGACGGCCGCGCTCAAGGCTAGGATGTTGGTCAAGGAAGGCAAGACCGACGAGGCCGTGGCCCTCTTGCGTAATCTGCTGCCGC is drawn from Pirellulales bacterium and contains these coding sequences:
- a CDS encoding tetratricopeptide repeat protein codes for the protein MRRLNIKLVVILATTSLLSIVLVAVVHAWQMQRTARVLLYQAEEAQKNDELEEAASFYSQYVEYVPDDADAGAHMALLMADIAEEKDASRQKKMRAYSALEAQLRRHENRDDIRRRLVDYTILVGRWGDSIDHIETLRKETPNDAELLTKLGKCQYALDKNREAEETLREAIAADPKEVDAYMLLAVVLRERMGNPTQADQIIDKMVEMNPDSANARLSRAQYDTQFFAREQGVKEQKAEIVARQAQRREDLKKALEMDPDDADTLLLAAGAAIDDNKAEEARRYLEHGAEKHPDDARLVQQLINLDVFEKRFDDIAERLKKGPKTASLQQLDFELKLQQRDLAGARKILGNLEQDPETPTSMLNFMRACLDYNEMKWLDASRKLVEARAALPGYAGRIDLMLGRCYEALGEHDREVQVYERAVGENPGNVLAHAVLAQALMRVGQNDRALAELQAVKKAQGVDNFVQSAPARTALLTLLLQRNNRVPEADRDWKDIDEIVKATAKAFPDSPELLMVEANVREQKGDPEAARKMLQTATEKDPTDPKAWLALARLEFLKDGAAGAMKLLDKAQELGGDSFALRQAHIVYALQLPADQAKEALKAAGDNLGKLTEDEQNRVLRLVGVGYFRLDDMPQARAIWTKIAEKAPNEPDAQFTLFDIAVREDDQAAIKKSIAAIKHLFGESSAEAKYVEARQLVVDVRAKRSGDASATLEKARQLVRRAQEQRPRWAVLARFEGEIDVLDGNTDEAITHLQRALDLGDTDVGTARQVAQLLISRGRGDEARTYMEMANARGSTGDAASSEMLEIGMALSDKDLPKAIKLLEHARERDPNDPQKIVSLGQLLPEVGRDEEAEKLFRELVEKHPELPLGWFELMRFLKTRQRDEDAKEVVLQAQEKLPKDQIDLSMAQCYELLGDMPTAEKYFLKARDAKPNDLGLARALATFYARMKDGAKAREQLERVAGAKPANDADREHVAWANRELAIIIAASGTYQDFRTAMARLKSQDVKAVSSLADKVAMARLLSDRPEADSRMEATRLLEEIKSQTNLPPNAQMILARLYEVTGNWPKCRDEMISLLGKAKDNPTYIATFVEMLIRNKEVDSAKFWLAKLEAVAPDAALTAALKARMLVKEGKTDEAVALLRNLLPRPMPREKLGSLVEIAKLLEQMDADDAAESMYREYVALDPKAVLVLAGYMGRHGKLKDALDLCQSALEVRTVEEAVREGLTALRQHQADATKEDYGRVESWLAKAIAKRPKDLILQLEYAELLDLQGRYPELEEIYMKLLKNPEVKGVQRALALNNLAYLLAVQNKTGDSRKFVDEAIGILGPQSDLLDTRALVTMVHGDAKQAIEDLSLAVVDQPTGTKYFHLARAQMANRDTIAAMESFRTATENYDLKVEDLPPLEQPAFRKLQEQVEQK